The genome window AATTGGACACGCGCGCAGCGCAAGCAGGTGAATCGTACTGGGACCCCATAGAAACAGCGACCAGTAAAAAGACTTTCGATAACCCTGCTTTTCCAAGAGCAGGGTTTTTTGTTTTTCGAATCCAAACATCACAATGAAAACGCTAACTCAACGCATCCGAGCCTCCAATCAATACAGCTTTGCAAGACAATTGAAGATCGACCTGACGACGTTTGAAAAGCCCGTCTACGTTTTAATTATCGGGCAGTTTCTCAACAAGTTTGGTGCTTTCGTATTTCCGTTCTTCTCCTTGTTTCTTCAGGAACGAAGTTTCGACAAAAGTGAGATCGCTTTGGTCCTGGCATCTTTGAGTGCGGGAGGATTGGTCGCTCCCCTTGTGGCCGGCTACCTGTCGGATGCGATAGGAAGACGCAATACCTTGGTCGTTTCATTGATCAGCAGTGCCCTGACTCTGATCGTACTCTACTTCTGTGAATGCTTAATGTGGCTAGCACTGTGGTCGACCATTCACGGCTTTGCGGTGTTTCTTTTCGGTCCACCAGCGACCGCCTTGTTGACGGATTTGGTTCCAGAAGAAAAACGGCTGACCGCTTTCGCCTTATTCCGTTTAGCACTCAACCTGGGTTTCGCGGCAGGCCCGACCGTCGCTGGGCTGTTGTTTGTTAAAGCACCGTTTTTGATTTTCATAGGTGATGCGGCAACGACTTTGGTTTTCGCCTTACTTGCCTTTGTGTGGCTGCCCCATGGTTTGAGAACGATCAAAGGAAAAGTGAGCTCGTTCCAGGTGATTCTAAGGAGCTGGAATGAAGCCTTCCTGGACATGCTGAAACACGGCCCCATACTCCAATACCTGCTGACCGTTTTCCTCGTTGCCACCTGTTTCCAGCAGGTCTTCAACGTATTGTCGATTGCATCAACCGACAATGGACTGACTCCAGCCCAGTACGGGTTGGTGATGGCATTTAACGGCCTGCTGATTGTTGTCATCGAACTACCTCTTTGCCAATGGATGCAAAGGCTGGACTACAAACGTGTCATAACGCTGGGGTATGCGTGCATCGCGATCGGCACCGCATCGTTCTGTTTCGCCAAGACAATGAGCGGTTATTTCATCGCCATGGGACTATTCACTCTTGGTGAGATTATTAGCTTCCCCATAGGTTTGGCCTACATGGGTCGACTTACACCCGTAGCTTACCGTGGTCGTTACTTTGGCTTCAAAGGCATGATGTGGGGACTCGCGGGAATCTTCAGCAGCGCAGGAATCTGGTTCCACGGACGCATCGGTGATTCCTGGTGGTTATGGGCAGGATCCATTGCCTTGCTGGGATCTGCATTGATGATTCCAAAACTACGTGACACAAGGTGAAGAGATAACTCGTACTTTTGCAAAAAAACAGACGCAGTTTCCGCCACCACTTGTCCCCCTTATAAACAGTGGTATTCAGCGATGCTATCAAGGTTCTCCTTGCAACCAATTGCACGGAATGAGCTTCTTTAAACACTGAAGTTGACGGGAAACGGACAGGAATGGAGACCGGGCGCAGGTGGCCTTTCCAGCCCGCCATTCATATTGGTATTTATTGAAGCGGTCACAGTTCCGATGAGTAAAAGGACATTCCCCAATCCCTGTTCAAACACCCCATCCAGCCAATTCGTCCCACGCACCCTAGTCACGCCGTAGTACCGAAGGCGGATCGGCCCGTCCCCGTCACGCCGCAGACCCAGCGAGCGAAGGCGGATAATCCAGTCTTGAGTTTTTGTGGGAAATTGGATGTATATGAATGGGCTTCCCGTGCTCTAACTCATTACCCCATGGATCAAGATACTCCTCCCAGTCCAGACAAAGGCTCTTCACCAAGACGTGACCAGTCCTCAGGATTTTTGAAGTTCTGGCAGGAACTGAAGCGTCGCAAGGTTATGCGGGTGGCGATTACCTATGCGGTCGTGGGTTGGGTTATTATGCAGGTGGCTGGCCTTACTTTTGAAGGGTTTGGCATTCCTATCTGGGCGTTCAGGTTTGTCATGCTGTGTGTGATCCTCGGTTTCCCGATTGCCATCATTCTGGCCTGGGCGTTTGAGCTGACCCCGGATGGGATTAAGACGACCAAAATTGCTCAGGGAACAGAGATCTCTAAGGCTCATGCTAAGAAGCGAAACTTATATTCATTACTTTTCGCCGCTGCGGTCCCAACACTCATCTTTGGAGCCCTCTCCATCTTTTTCTACTTCCGCTCGGACACATCCCCTGCCATGAGCATGTCGAAGGGCTCGTCCCCCAACCTTAGCCCCAAGTCCCAAGGACTCTCTGAGTCCGACAAATCCATCGCCGTACTCCCCCTCGCCAACATGAGTCCCGATCCGAATAACGCGTTTTTCGCGGACGGAGTACATGAGGACATACTGACCA of Verrucomicrobiota bacterium contains these proteins:
- a CDS encoding MFS transporter; this translates as MKTLTQRIRASNQYSFARQLKIDLTTFEKPVYVLIIGQFLNKFGAFVFPFFSLFLQERSFDKSEIALVLASLSAGGLVAPLVAGYLSDAIGRRNTLVVSLISSALTLIVLYFCECLMWLALWSTIHGFAVFLFGPPATALLTDLVPEEKRLTAFALFRLALNLGFAAGPTVAGLLFVKAPFLIFIGDAATTLVFALLAFVWLPHGLRTIKGKVSSFQVILRSWNEAFLDMLKHGPILQYLLTVFLVATCFQQVFNVLSIASTDNGLTPAQYGLVMAFNGLLIVVIELPLCQWMQRLDYKRVITLGYACIAIGTASFCFAKTMSGYFIAMGLFTLGEIISFPIGLAYMGRLTPVAYRGRYFGFKGMMWGLAGIFSSAGIWFHGRIGDSWWLWAGSIALLGSALMIPKLRDTR